Proteins found in one Colletes latitarsis isolate SP2378_abdomen chromosome 8, iyColLati1, whole genome shotgun sequence genomic segment:
- the LOC143344560 gene encoding uncharacterized protein LOC143344560 codes for MADILSIGGKPMFDDRIVKLETHTYNPYVNTTFGHSDEIRIPIQQQDLYTFPCESFLYVEGKLTIHKPNDASTVMLGNNCMAFIFDEIRYELSGVEIDRNRNVGITSTLKNYVSLTSDEDKNMENAGWGLKRHDELVVKNHFNFCVPLKYLLGFCEDYKRMVINARHELILIRSRKDNNSLIGPPTLEPEIELFKVQWRMPHVTLNDVNKLSLLHALESGQNLSTSFRSWDLYEYPLLQSTTKHSWAVKTAAQLEKPRYVVFALQTSRKNVMTEDATRFDHCKLTNVKLFLNSEFYPYDDMNLDFDKNRHAILFNMYTHFRKSYYRHSCNEALFTIAQFLQFGPLVVIDCSRQNESIKNSTVDVRIEFDCKENVPANTTAYCLILHDRVVEYNPLTNVVRKIN; via the coding sequence ATGGCTGACATTCTAAGCATTGGAGGGAAGCCAATGTTTGATGATCGCATTGTTAAGCTCGAGACTCACACATACAACCCATACGTTAATACGACATTTGGACACAGTGATGAGATAagaatacctatacaacagcaaGATTTATACACATTTCCATGTGAAAGTTTCCTCTACGTGGAGGGGAAATTGACGATACATAAGCCAAATGATGCTTCAACGGTAATGTTGGGAAATAATTGTATGGCGTTCATATTTGATGAGATTCGATATGAGCTGAGTGGTGTGGAGATTGATCGCAACAGAAACGTTGGAATAACTAGCACGCTCAAAAATTATGTATCACTGACATCCGATGAAGACAAAAATATGGAAAATGCTGGATGGGGCTTGAAACGACACGATGAGCTGGTagtgaaaaatcatttcaatttTTGCGTCCCGCTCAAATATTTGCTGGGATTTTGCGAGGACTACAAACGGATGGTGATTAATGCGCGTCACGAATTGATTTTAATACGATCACGCAAAGATAACAATTCTCTAATTGGACCTCCAACGTTGGAACCagaaattgaattatttaaagTGCAATGGCGGATGCCTCATGTGACGCTAAACGATGTTAATAAGCTATCGCTGCTACATGCTTTGGAAAGTGGGCAAAACCTGAGCACTAGTTTTCGCTCGTGGGATCTGTACGAGTATCCTCTCTTACAGAGCACGACCAAGCATTCGTGGGCCGTCAAGACAGCCGCACAGCTGGAAAAGCCGCGATATGTTGTCTTTGCTCTACAGACTTCTCGAAAGAATGTGATGACCGAAGATGCTACTCGGTTTGACCACTGCAAATTGACCAATGTAAAACTTTTTCTCAACTCGGAATTTTATCCGTACGATGACATGAATTTGGACTTTGACAAGAATAGGCACGCCATCTTGTTTAACATGTATACGCATTTCCGTAAATCGTATTACAGACATAGTTGCAACGAGGCATTATTCACCATTGCCCAATTTTTACAATTTGGCCCCCTCGTGGTGATTGACTGCTCACGACAAAATGAGTCGATCAAGAATAGCACCGTGGACGTGCGCATAGAATTCGATTGTAAAGAGAATGTGCCGGCAAATACTACAGCCTACTGTCTCATTTTGCATGATCGGGTGGTTGAATACAATCCGCTGACAAACGTGGTGCGCAAAATCAATTAA